Part of the Funiculus sociatus GB2-C1 genome is shown below.
CTATTGCCTGAAGTACAGCTAGCGGATCGACATCTGGAATTTCTTGAGAAATACTCAGGATTTTTGTTTGTTTCTTTGGCAGAGAGGTCTGCTTAAATTTTAACAAAAATTGGTATAGTTCCTTAGAGTCTTGAAAGAGGTTAGAACGGAGTGGTGTTAATGTCATGCAAATCAGGGTAAAAAAAAAATTCTGAAGTTTGTTTTCAAATCTGATTAACAATTTCTCAATCGTGCTATAGCTAGATGTATGTCAGTTCCGGCCTGGGGAAGCCTGCTACCGCAAGCCTTTGACTCCTCGGATTAGCGCCTGCCTTAGGGTATTGTAACCAAAATTTCTCCTACCGGAGACTGGGATGCTTCTTTTAGGGTACTGCGAAAAAGGCGCTTTCTGGAGAGAGTGAGAAATATACTTTCACCGTACCGCGCCGCAACTTCCTTAAAGCCGGGATGAGTAAACTGCTAGTAATTTAATCAAGCTACTACTGATGACTACAAGTTTCATAGAACAGCCAAATAGTAAGTTGTGGATGGCGGCAATTAAGCCACCCATGTACAGCGTTGCCATTATTCCAGTTTGGGTGGGGACAGCTGTTGCTTTTGCTAAAACTCAAATGTTTCATGTAGGAATATTTTCTACGTTTTTAATATCAGCAATTTCACTTATTGCCTGGATTAATTGCAGTAATGATGTGTTTGATTCGGAGACGGGTATTGATATAAACAAAGCCCACTCATTGGTAAATTTGACAGGTAACAAATCCTTGATTTTTTGGATTTCAAATCTGTTTTTAGGGTTGGGTATACTAGGAATCCTAGCGATCGCATTATGGCAACAAGACCTCACAGTAATCGGGTTGATACTCCTGAGTTGTGCATTGGCATACAGCTATCAAGGGCCTCCCTTTCGCTTAGGCTACCAGGGTTTGGGGGAAATTATCTGCTTTATTTGCTTTGGCCCTCTGGTAGTCTCGGCGGTTTATTATAGTCAAGCAGGTGCTTGGTCAATGACCAGCCTCGCCGCATCTATCATTGTAGGGATTGCCACAAGTTTAATTTTGTTTTGCTCCCATTTCCACCAGGCAGTTGACGATTTGGCAGCCGGAAAGCGATCGCCTATCGTCCGACTTGGAACGAAAACAGGATCGCAGCTATTACCTTGGTTTTGCGGTAGCATTTATGCGCTGACAGGCATATTTGTAGTCTCGCAGATTTTCCCCGTTTGGACGTTGCTAGTGTTAGCGACTTTGCCCCTTGCCTGGAAATTATGCACTCACGTCCAGCAGAATCACGATCAGCCAGAGAAAGTTAGCAACTGCAAATTTATCGCAGTAACCCTGCATTTTTGGAGTGGGTTACTGTTGGGATTAGGGTTTGTACTGCCATTTTAGCTGATGCAATATCGATTCGAGTTTCGTCCTTATCAGCGGCAATTTGCGCGATCGCTTTCCACCAATCATGGCACTTGGAACATCCGCGAAGGCATCATTATTCGCCTCACCGATGAAAATGGGCAAGTCGGTTGGGGTGAAGTTGCCCCTTTGCCCTGGTTTGGTTCCGACACTCTAGAACAAGCCTTAGATTTCTGTCGCCAAGTGGGAGAGAAAATTACCGCCGAGGCGATTTTCAACCTCCCTGCTGAACTTCCCGCCTGTCAATTTGGCTTCGAGTCCGCTTGGGAAGATACACATTTTTTAGATAAGGGACTAACCCCCCAACCCTCCTTCCCTTCAAGGGAAGGGGGGGAATTGAAAACCCCTTTCCTACAAGGAGAGGGGTTGGGGGAGAGGTTCTATAGTGGCTTATTACCAGCTGGAGAAGCTGCCTTACATCAATGGCAGACACTCTGGAACCAAGGATATCGCACCTTCAAATGGAAAATCGGTGTCGCCTCAATTGAAGAAGAACTAAATATTTTTCACCAGCTAATTCAAGCATTACCGCAAGAGGCAAAATTGCGATTAGATGCCAATGGCGGACTTAGCTGGAATGAAGCAAACGAATGGTTGAAAGAATGCGCTTGTGTTGAGATTATCGAATTTCTGGAACAACCGCTAAGAGTTGGCGAAGAAACTGCTATGACGGAATTACGCGATCGCTATTTTACCCCCATAGCCTTAGATGAATCAATTGCCACACTCAACCAAATACAAGCTTCTTACCGCAATGGTTGGCGAGGCATATTTGTAATTAAACCCTCCATAGTTGGTTCCCCCAGTTGTTTG
Proteins encoded:
- the menA gene encoding 2-carboxy-1,4-naphthoquinone phytyltransferase, which encodes MTTSFIEQPNSKLWMAAIKPPMYSVAIIPVWVGTAVAFAKTQMFHVGIFSTFLISAISLIAWINCSNDVFDSETGIDINKAHSLVNLTGNKSLIFWISNLFLGLGILGILAIALWQQDLTVIGLILLSCALAYSYQGPPFRLGYQGLGEIICFICFGPLVVSAVYYSQAGAWSMTSLAASIIVGIATSLILFCSHFHQAVDDLAAGKRSPIVRLGTKTGSQLLPWFCGSIYALTGIFVVSQIFPVWTLLVLATLPLAWKLCTHVQQNHDQPEKVSNCKFIAVTLHFWSGLLLGLGFVLPF
- a CDS encoding o-succinylbenzoate synthase, with product MQYRFEFRPYQRQFARSLSTNHGTWNIREGIIIRLTDENGQVGWGEVAPLPWFGSDTLEQALDFCRQVGEKITAEAIFNLPAELPACQFGFESAWEDTHFLDKGLTPQPSFPSREGGELKTPFLQGEGLGERFYSGLLPAGEAALHQWQTLWNQGYRTFKWKIGVASIEEELNIFHQLIQALPQEAKLRLDANGGLSWNEANEWLKECACVEIIEFLEQPLRVGEETAMTELRDRYFTPIALDESIATLNQIQASYRNGWRGIFVIKPSIVGSPSCLRQFCQQHQIDAVFSSVFETAIGRQAALKLAAELSSPNRAVGFGINHWFNEDEETTFEDLWKRL